A region of Paenimyroides aestuarii DNA encodes the following proteins:
- a CDS encoding alpha/beta fold hydrolase yields MVKKQAKVLEVPGYIKNTSRVLSRLNKKLAAAFALRLFETPIKHKLPKREQKMFEASHKSKLLLPESKKEVVVYENKFGSKKVLLVHGWNGRGTQLVSIAKAFKELNYTIISFDAPGHGKSTKTTANMKHFIETIFLLNKKYNGFDAIIGHSLGGMSVINCLGRGLQTNKAVIIGSGNRTKDITNEFLDTIGMSRKITPHLIHLFEQKYNDKMIHYDVEQHTEKVATPVLVIHDKNDKDVPFTAAETIHQTLPNSELMITNGLGHRKILGDEAVIQKIVQFVTL; encoded by the coding sequence ATGGTGAAAAAACAAGCAAAAGTTTTAGAAGTTCCGGGCTATATAAAAAACACCTCTCGTGTTTTAAGCAGACTGAACAAAAAATTAGCTGCGGCTTTTGCTTTAAGGCTTTTCGAAACTCCTATAAAACACAAATTGCCAAAACGTGAACAAAAAATGTTCGAGGCTTCGCATAAATCCAAACTATTATTACCCGAAAGCAAAAAAGAAGTGGTGGTTTATGAGAATAAATTCGGATCGAAAAAGGTATTATTGGTTCACGGATGGAATGGCCGCGGCACGCAGTTGGTATCAATAGCAAAAGCGTTTAAAGAATTGAATTATACCATTATTAGTTTCGATGCTCCCGGACACGGCAAAAGCACTAAAACCACAGCCAATATGAAACATTTTATTGAAACAATTTTTTTATTGAACAAAAAATACAATGGTTTTGACGCAATCATCGGTCATTCTTTAGGAGGAATGAGCGTTATTAATTGTTTAGGGCGAGGCCTACAAACAAACAAAGCAGTAATCATTGGTAGCGGAAACAGAACAAAAGACATTACGAATGAATTTTTAGACACCATTGGAATGAGCAGAAAAATAACACCACATTTGATTCATCTTTTTGAACAAAAATACAATGATAAAATGATTCATTATGATGTGGAACAACATACTGAAAAGGTAGCAACGCCGGTGTTGGTAATTCACGATAAAAATGATAAAGATGTGCCTTTCACCGCAGCAGAAACCATACACCAAACACTACCTAACAGCGAATTAATGATTACTAATGGATTAGGACACCGAAAAATTTTAGGAGATGAAGCAGTTATTCAAAAAATCGTACAATTTGTTACCCTTTAA
- a CDS encoding M48 family metallopeptidase yields the protein MKKVLVLSVCAALVLSCATNPFTGKKTMAFVPDSSLFASSFQQYSAFLKENKVVTGTSDAQMVQRVGEKIKNASEQWLKANGYSNYLKDYKWEYKLVQDNAVNAWCMPGGKIVVYSGLMKVAQGEAGLATVMGHEVAHALANHGQQRMSAGLLQQLVGAGVAVGTSEMSNEAQQMAMAAYGAGSNVLGMMPFSRKHESEADRIGLILMAIAGYNPDNAISFWQRMSAQGGSSTPEILSTHPSDKTRISNIQKLIPVAKAEAAKFGKKY from the coding sequence ATGAAAAAAGTATTAGTACTATCTGTTTGTGCAGCACTTGTGCTCTCATGTGCTACCAATCCGTTTACAGGAAAGAAGACAATGGCTTTTGTTCCAGACAGTTCGCTGTTTGCATCTTCGTTCCAGCAATATTCTGCCTTTTTAAAAGAGAATAAAGTGGTAACAGGAACCAGCGACGCACAAATGGTACAACGCGTTGGCGAGAAAATTAAAAACGCATCCGAACAATGGTTAAAAGCAAACGGATACTCAAATTATTTGAAAGATTACAAATGGGAATATAAACTAGTACAAGACAATGCTGTGAATGCATGGTGTATGCCTGGTGGAAAAATTGTGGTTTATTCAGGTTTAATGAAAGTAGCTCAAGGTGAGGCGGGCTTGGCAACCGTTATGGGACACGAAGTAGCACACGCTTTGGCAAATCACGGACAGCAGCGTATGAGTGCAGGACTTTTGCAACAGTTAGTAGGAGCAGGAGTTGCCGTTGGAACTAGTGAAATGAGTAATGAAGCTCAGCAAATGGCAATGGCAGCTTATGGCGCTGGTAGCAACGTGCTTGGAATGATGCCTTTTAGCCGCAAACACGAATCAGAAGCAGATCGAATTGGTTTGATATTAATGGCAATTGCTGGATACAATCCTGATAACGCCATTTCATTCTGGCAAAGAATGTCTGCACAAGGAGGCAGTAGTACCCCAGAAATATTAAGTACGCACCCAAGCGATAAAACCCGTATTTCGAATATTCAAAAATTAATACCTGTGGCAAAGGCAGAAGCCGCTAAATTTGGTAAAAAATATTAA
- a CDS encoding MFS transporter codes for MKTFIKGDKKVLNAWAFYDWANSVYALVISSSIFPLFYGALFRIEGKTSTSFFGIETPSESIISYVTAIGFLIIAFISPLLSGVADYLGNKKFFLKLFCLIGSLSCMMLYFFDLENLYTSLLFYMMALIGFWGSLVFYNSYLPDIAFPEQQDAISAKGYSLGYIGSVILLIINLAMVMKSELFGFDGPMQAMKFSFVLVGIWWLGFSQISYRLLPNFRNSKKINTQAFFSGFKELKKIYKELKQYPVLKGYLFAFFVYSMAVQTVMIIAAYFGEKEVQWESDDQRQMGLIISILLIQIIAVIGAILTSRLSKKVGNLKALIIINTAWIFICICAYFVVKPISFYIVAAMVGMVMGGIQSLSRSTYSKLLPENTTDTTSFFSFYDVTEKIGIVIGMLFYGMIAQITGKMQNAILFLIVFFAVGIFLLIKTAKKERIS; via the coding sequence ATGAAAACATTTATAAAAGGCGACAAAAAGGTTCTAAACGCATGGGCCTTTTACGATTGGGCAAATTCAGTATATGCCTTGGTGATTTCTTCTTCCATTTTTCCGTTGTTTTATGGCGCGTTATTTAGGATAGAAGGCAAAACATCCACCTCGTTTTTTGGCATCGAAACACCTAGCGAATCCATAATAAGTTATGTTACAGCTATTGGATTTTTAATAATAGCTTTTATTTCGCCTTTGCTATCAGGTGTTGCTGATTATTTAGGAAACAAAAAGTTTTTTTTGAAATTATTTTGTTTGATTGGATCGCTCTCATGTATGATGCTTTATTTCTTCGATTTAGAAAATTTATACACAAGCTTGCTCTTTTATATGATGGCGCTGATTGGTTTCTGGGGAAGTTTAGTTTTTTACAATTCATACCTGCCCGATATTGCTTTTCCTGAACAACAAGATGCTATTTCTGCCAAAGGATATTCATTGGGATATATTGGATCAGTGATCTTGCTGATTATCAATTTAGCAATGGTTATGAAAAGTGAATTATTTGGTTTTGATGGACCTATGCAGGCAATGAAATTCTCCTTCGTATTGGTCGGAATTTGGTGGTTAGGATTCAGTCAGATATCTTACAGATTGTTGCCAAACTTCAGAAATTCAAAAAAAATAAATACACAAGCATTCTTTTCAGGTTTTAAAGAATTAAAGAAAATTTATAAAGAATTAAAGCAGTATCCTGTTCTAAAAGGATATTTATTTGCCTTTTTCGTTTACAGTATGGCTGTACAAACTGTAATGATTATTGCTGCCTATTTTGGTGAAAAAGAAGTGCAATGGGAAAGTGATGATCAGCGACAAATGGGGCTTATTATCAGTATTCTGCTCATTCAAATAATAGCTGTGATTGGAGCTATTTTAACTTCAAGATTATCAAAAAAAGTAGGCAATCTAAAAGCCTTGATTATTATAAACACAGCATGGATTTTTATCTGTATTTGCGCCTATTTCGTAGTAAAACCAATAAGTTTTTATATTGTTGCAGCAATGGTTGGAATGGTTATGGGAGGTATTCAATCCCTGTCGCGTTCTACCTATTCTAAATTGTTGCCAGAAAATACCACCGACACCACCTCTTTTTTTAGTTTTTATGATGTTACCGAAAAAATTGGAATAGTAATAGGAATGCTATTTTATGGAATGATCGCTCAAATAACAGGAAAAATGCAAAATGCTATCTTATTTTTGATTGTATTCTTTGCAGTAGGTATATTTCTATTAATAAAAACAGCAAAAAAGGAACGTATAAGTTAA
- the lon gene encoding endopeptidase La produces MAQEKIISLDNLSLQDLDSNAEFIPLFSQEDEEAMNKEEIPAELSILPLRNMVLFPGVVIPITAGRDKSIKLINDALAGDRTIGVVAQLNESVEVPTGNEIYRFGTVAKILKTLKLPDGNITVILQGKKNFAIDTVLQENPYIKASTKDVLEIKPETNDIEFHAIIESIKETAQEIIRENPSIPSEAAFAIKNIESNSFLVNFVASNLNLDVADKQALLENNNLKERALETLRRMNLELQKLNLKNDIQTKVRVDLDQQQKEYFLNQQIKTIQEELGGVSHEQELEEMRAKAKAKKWDAKIQEHFDKELSKMQRMNPQVAEFSIQRNYLELLLELPWNEYTKDKFDLKNAKKILDKDHYGLEDVKRRVLEHMAVLKLRNDMKSPILCLYGPPGVGKTSIGKSIATALGREYVRISLGGLRDEAEIRGHRKTYIGAMPGRIIQSIKKAKTSNPVFVLDEIDKLSSSHQGDPSSAMLEVLDPEQNKEFYDNFLELGFDLSKVMFIATSNSLNTIQPALLDRMEIIEMNGYTIEEKIEILKQHLLPKQLKEHGLGSKSVTIPKKVMEFIVTKYTRESGVRKLDKQVANIARFIAKSIVLEEAYNEKLTEEDIVTILGAPKFDYDKYETNDVAGVVTGLAWTRVGGDILFIESILSEGKGTLTMTGNLGNVMKESATIALEYIKSNSNLFGIDVKIFDKYKIHVHVPEGATPKDGPSAGIAMLTSMVSSFTQRKIKKNIAMTGEITLRGKVLPVGGIKEKILAAKRASIKEIILCKENKRDIDQIKPEYLTGLTFHYVDKMTEVIDIALTNQQVKNAKELTVKEA; encoded by the coding sequence ATGGCACAAGAAAAAATTATATCATTAGACAATTTGTCACTTCAAGACTTAGATTCAAATGCAGAATTTATTCCTTTGTTTTCTCAAGAAGATGAAGAGGCAATGAACAAAGAAGAAATCCCTGCAGAGCTTAGTATTCTACCATTGCGAAACATGGTTTTGTTTCCAGGGGTAGTAATTCCGATAACTGCTGGTCGCGATAAATCAATAAAACTTATTAATGATGCGTTGGCGGGCGACCGAACAATTGGTGTGGTGGCTCAGTTAAATGAATCGGTTGAGGTTCCAACCGGAAACGAAATTTATCGTTTTGGAACGGTTGCAAAAATTTTAAAAACCCTAAAATTGCCCGATGGCAACATCACAGTGATTTTGCAGGGTAAAAAGAATTTTGCTATTGATACAGTTTTGCAAGAGAATCCTTATATCAAAGCCAGCACGAAAGATGTTTTGGAAATAAAGCCCGAAACAAACGATATAGAATTTCATGCGATTATTGAATCTATAAAAGAAACTGCCCAAGAAATCATCCGCGAAAACCCAAGTATTCCATCTGAAGCTGCTTTTGCTATTAAAAATATTGAAAGCAATTCGTTTTTAGTGAATTTTGTGGCATCTAATCTAAACCTTGATGTGGCCGATAAACAAGCGCTTTTAGAAAACAACAACCTAAAAGAACGTGCTTTGGAAACGCTGCGACGCATGAATCTTGAGTTGCAAAAACTAAATCTTAAAAATGATATTCAAACCAAAGTTCGCGTAGATTTAGATCAACAGCAAAAGGAATATTTCTTAAATCAGCAAATAAAAACCATTCAAGAAGAGTTAGGTGGCGTTTCACACGAGCAGGAACTCGAAGAAATGCGTGCAAAAGCAAAGGCAAAAAAATGGGATGCTAAAATTCAAGAACATTTTGATAAGGAGTTGAGTAAAATGCAACGCATGAATCCGCAGGTTGCCGAGTTTTCTATCCAAAGAAATTATTTGGAGCTTTTGCTGGAACTGCCTTGGAATGAATATACAAAAGACAAATTTGACCTTAAAAATGCCAAGAAAATTTTAGATAAAGACCACTACGGTTTAGAAGATGTAAAACGTCGTGTGCTAGAGCACATGGCTGTTTTAAAGCTTCGAAACGATATGAAATCGCCTATTTTGTGTTTATACGGACCGCCTGGTGTGGGTAAAACATCAATAGGTAAATCAATCGCAACAGCTTTAGGCCGTGAATATGTTCGTATTTCGCTAGGCGGACTTCGAGATGAAGCCGAAATTCGCGGTCATCGAAAAACCTATATTGGAGCCATGCCCGGACGCATTATTCAATCTATCAAAAAAGCAAAAACATCAAATCCGGTGTTTGTTCTAGATGAAATTGATAAACTTTCAAGCAGTCATCAAGGCGATCCGTCGAGTGCGATGCTAGAAGTTTTAGATCCAGAACAAAACAAAGAATTCTATGACAACTTTTTAGAATTAGGGTTCGATTTGTCGAAGGTCATGTTTATAGCAACATCAAACAGTTTAAATACTATTCAGCCAGCTTTATTGGATCGAATGGAAATAATCGAAATGAACGGTTATACCATAGAAGAAAAAATTGAAATTTTAAAGCAACATTTACTTCCAAAACAATTAAAAGAGCATGGTTTAGGATCAAAATCGGTAACTATTCCTAAAAAAGTAATGGAATTTATCGTAACTAAATATACCCGCGAATCAGGAGTTCGCAAATTAGATAAACAAGTGGCAAATATTGCACGATTTATAGCAAAATCGATTGTTTTAGAAGAAGCTTACAATGAAAAATTGACTGAAGAAGACATAGTTACCATTTTAGGAGCTCCGAAATTTGATTACGATAAATACGAAACAAACGATGTTGCTGGTGTGGTTACTGGTTTGGCGTGGACCCGTGTTGGAGGAGATATTCTGTTTATTGAATCGATACTTTCTGAAGGAAAAGGAACGCTCACCATGACTGGAAATCTGGGTAATGTAATGAAAGAATCGGCAACGATTGCGCTAGAATACATCAAATCGAACAGTAATTTGTTTGGAATTGATGTAAAAATATTTGATAAATACAAAATTCACGTACACGTTCCAGAAGGTGCCACTCCGAAAGATGGTCCATCGGCTGGTATTGCTATGTTAACATCAATGGTTTCGAGTTTTACACAACGTAAAATCAAGAAAAACATAGCAATGACCGGTGAAATTACTTTGCGTGGAAAAGTACTTCCGGTGGGTGGTATCAAAGAAAAGATATTGGCAGCAAAACGCGCAAGTATCAAAGAAATTATTTTGTGCAAAGAAAATAAACGCGATATCGACCAGATAAAACCCGAATATTTAACAGGTTTAACGTTCCATTACGTGGATAAAATGACCGAGGTGATTGATATTGCATTAACCAACCAACAAGTTAAAAACGCAAAAGAACTTACGGTTAAAGAGGCTTAA
- the porQ gene encoding type IX secretion system protein PorQ: MRKLYTLVSFITLTTATAQVGGRDAYQFLQMPTSPKQAALGGSNVTITGNEVNQVLYNPASLNAEMNNMLAANFGSYYGDISLGAAAYAHQLKNGRNVHFGVTYLGYGSIDGYDENGVSTGSFSGSDVAVSVGYAHPFSNTNFSVGANLKAISSTLESYNSFAVAADIGGLYNDKDSGWTVGLTFKNLGGQLSSYEDTRESLPFEAVVGVSKLLENVPIRWHFTLENLQQWDVSFSNPNRSQVDLENNVTQEEVSFGNNLLRHVVFGVEFFPEKNFNVRLGYNFRNGEEMRILEQRHFAGFTAGFGLQVKRFRFEYAYNRFTLAGNTNLFGLSVKL; the protein is encoded by the coding sequence ATGCGCAAACTATACACCTTAGTTTCATTTATAACACTCACAACTGCTACTGCACAAGTAGGCGGCAGAGATGCTTATCAGTTTTTACAAATGCCCACATCGCCAAAACAAGCGGCTTTAGGAGGCAGTAACGTTACCATAACCGGCAATGAAGTAAATCAGGTGCTCTATAATCCAGCATCATTAAATGCAGAAATGAACAATATGCTGGCTGCTAATTTTGGTAGTTATTATGGTGATATAAGTTTAGGAGCGGCTGCTTATGCACATCAATTAAAAAATGGAAGAAACGTTCATTTTGGGGTCACTTATTTAGGATATGGTTCTATTGATGGATATGATGAAAACGGAGTGAGTACTGGTTCTTTTTCAGGAAGCGACGTGGCAGTTTCCGTTGGATATGCACATCCTTTCAGCAATACCAATTTTTCGGTAGGTGCCAATTTAAAAGCAATTTCATCGACTTTAGAAAGCTATAACTCTTTTGCTGTGGCTGCTGATATTGGTGGATTGTATAATGATAAAGACAGTGGTTGGACCGTTGGTTTAACTTTTAAAAATTTGGGCGGTCAACTTTCAAGTTACGAAGATACACGCGAATCATTGCCTTTTGAAGCAGTTGTTGGTGTAAGTAAATTGCTAGAAAACGTGCCTATTCGTTGGCATTTCACCCTTGAAAACTTGCAGCAATGGGATGTTTCATTTTCTAATCCCAACCGTTCACAAGTAGATTTAGAAAACAATGTTACCCAAGAAGAAGTAAGTTTTGGAAACAATTTGTTGCGACATGTGGTGTTTGGAGTAGAGTTTTTTCCTGAAAAGAATTTCAATGTTCGCTTGGGATACAACTTTAGAAATGGCGAAGAAATGCGGATTTTAGAGCAAAGACACTTCGCCGGATTTACCGCCGGATTTGGCTTACAAGTTAAGCGTTTTCGATTTGAATATGCCTATAACCGATTTACCTTGGCAGGAAACACCAATTTATTTGGCTTGTCGGTAAAACTGTAA
- the cmk gene encoding (d)CMP kinase, with translation MKKITIAIDGHSSTGKSTLAKQLAKELNYIYVDTGAMYRAVTLYAMQQGFISHDYFNEKELVANLQHIYLSFKFNEHLGFAEMFLNDENVEKAIRSIEVSGFVSKIAAVSEVRSKLVQQQKRYGIDKGVVMDGRDIGTVVFPDAELKIFMTASAEIRAKRRYLELLPSNPSVSFDEVLKNVTNRDAIDSTRKDSPLIIAPNAIVIDNSNLTKEEQFSKILDLATQAINA, from the coding sequence TTGAAAAAAATCACCATAGCCATCGACGGGCATTCATCAACAGGTAAAAGCACTTTGGCAAAACAATTGGCAAAGGAATTGAATTACATTTATGTAGATACCGGAGCCATGTATCGTGCCGTGACTTTGTATGCCATGCAACAAGGTTTTATCTCACATGATTATTTTAATGAAAAAGAACTAGTTGCAAATTTGCAGCATATCTATCTTTCTTTTAAGTTTAATGAGCATTTAGGATTTGCAGAAATGTTTTTGAACGATGAAAACGTGGAAAAAGCCATTCGTTCGATCGAAGTATCTGGTTTTGTGAGCAAAATTGCGGCTGTTTCTGAAGTGCGGTCTAAATTGGTGCAACAGCAAAAAAGATATGGAATAGACAAAGGTGTGGTGATGGACGGACGCGATATAGGAACAGTAGTTTTTCCCGATGCCGAATTAAAAATTTTTATGACCGCTTCTGCTGAAATCCGAGCAAAACGCAGGTATTTAGAATTGCTTCCATCAAACCCATCTGTATCGTTTGATGAAGTATTGAAAAATGTTACCAACCGTGACGCAATTGATTCTACCCGCAAAGATTCTCCACTAATTATTGCACCCAATGCAATAGTAATTGATAATTCTAACCTTACAAAAGAAGAACAGTTTTCTAAAATTTTAGATTTGGCAACGCAAGCAATAAATGCCTAA
- a CDS encoding nucleoside permease, with protein MGIKSKLIAMNFMQFFVWGAWLITIGNYWFGDKKWDGTQFGAVFGTMGIASIFVPTLTGIIADRWINAERLYGFLHILYGLVLFYLPEVNNPSAFFYVMLLAMCFYMPTIALNNSISYTILKNKGFDVIKDFPPIRVWGTVGFIAAMWLTNLTDNKATAGQFYIAGASAVLLGLYALTLPKCPPLRLINKEAPLTEQLGLNAFKLFGNYKIALFFIFSMFLGGALQLTNAYGDVFLTEFEHYPAYLDSIVVERSTIIMSISQISETLFILAIPFFLKRYGIKKVMLISMLAWVLRFGLFAYGDPAGGLWMIILSCIVYGMAFDFFNISGSLFVETNTSAKIRSSAQGLFMMMTNGFGAVIGSNVAGWAIDKFFTHSFATADSLAQELNTTANNPKFISILKDSFGVTFSESGLLSSEVLLKDWNNIWLSFAIYSLIIAVLFAIFFKHKHNPNELDQINH; from the coding sequence ATGGGCATAAAATCAAAGTTAATCGCCATGAATTTCATGCAGTTCTTTGTTTGGGGAGCATGGTTAATCACCATTGGAAATTATTGGTTTGGCGATAAAAAATGGGACGGCACACAATTTGGAGCTGTTTTTGGAACTATGGGAATCGCATCGATTTTTGTTCCAACATTAACCGGTATCATTGCCGATCGCTGGATCAATGCAGAACGTTTATACGGATTCTTGCATATACTGTATGGTTTGGTGCTGTTTTATTTACCCGAAGTGAATAATCCTTCAGCTTTTTTCTATGTTATGCTTTTAGCGATGTGTTTTTATATGCCCACCATAGCACTTAACAATTCCATATCATATACCATTTTAAAAAACAAAGGTTTCGATGTAATTAAAGATTTTCCACCCATCAGAGTTTGGGGAACCGTGGGCTTTATAGCAGCAATGTGGCTCACAAATTTAACAGATAATAAGGCAACTGCCGGACAATTTTATATAGCAGGAGCATCGGCTGTTTTGTTGGGTTTGTATGCATTAACGTTGCCAAAATGTCCGCCATTGCGTTTAATCAATAAAGAAGCCCCACTAACTGAACAGTTGGGGTTAAATGCCTTTAAATTGTTTGGAAACTATAAAATAGCATTGTTTTTTATTTTTTCAATGTTTTTGGGTGGTGCCTTGCAATTAACAAACGCCTATGGAGATGTTTTTTTAACAGAGTTTGAACATTATCCGGCATATTTAGATTCAATAGTTGTAGAGAGATCCACCATAATCATGTCTATTTCTCAAATCTCCGAAACGCTTTTTATTCTAGCAATTCCTTTTTTCTTAAAGCGATATGGTATTAAAAAAGTAATGCTTATTTCAATGCTTGCTTGGGTGTTGCGCTTTGGATTATTTGCCTATGGCGATCCGGCAGGAGGTTTGTGGATGATTATCCTTTCATGTATTGTATATGGAATGGCGTTTGATTTCTTTAATATATCAGGTTCATTATTTGTAGAAACCAACACAAGTGCCAAAATTCGCTCTTCTGCTCAAGGATTGTTTATGATGATGACTAATGGTTTCGGGGCGGTGATTGGTAGCAACGTAGCAGGTTGGGCAATTGATAAATTTTTTACGCATTCATTTGCTACAGCCGATTCATTAGCACAAGAATTAAACACCACAGCCAATAATCCTAAATTTATTTCTATTTTGAAAGATTCTTTCGGTGTAACCTTTTCAGAAAGCGGTTTGCTAAGCAGTGAAGTATTGCTTAAAGATTGGAACAACATTTGGCTTAGTTTTGCTATTTATTCATTAATCATTGCTGTTCTGTTTGCAATTTTCTTTAAACATAAGCACAACCCTAATGAATTAGATCAGATAAATCATTAA
- a CDS encoding DUF445 domain-containing protein, protein MKEDFKKKQLKKHKLLATGLFVLMAIVYVSMMYLLEHNPQNWMEYVRAFSEAGMVGALADWFAVTALFKYPLGLKIPHTNLITNNKNALGTNLGTFVSSNFLTAANIRPYIDQLSVSDYLKDWLSKEKNQRILHTECNKLIQRIVINLNDESIAEMLANKGFELTKEIRLEKLAATSLLYLLDHNEHDRLLDIILPQAQEYVEKNRELIYKKVVEKQPILGLIGGKSVTNQLISGITTFLQEIENNPQHDIRLAVTTKLHQVVEDLNEKDDWHEKFDQIKEEFITKQKLLEYTQDIWIRLKKEVLSKLNNPEATINRYINQNIQQMIITFNEDLDLQENIDKYAKQYVYKVVLKNSNEVGKIITQTVEKWDGNELSEKLELEVGKDLQYIRINGTLVGGLVGLLIYTLTHLFL, encoded by the coding sequence ATGAAAGAAGATTTTAAAAAGAAACAATTAAAAAAACATAAATTATTGGCAACTGGGCTGTTTGTTTTAATGGCAATAGTTTATGTGAGTATGATGTACCTTTTAGAGCATAATCCCCAAAATTGGATGGAATATGTTCGTGCATTTTCAGAAGCGGGAATGGTTGGAGCTTTGGCAGATTGGTTTGCTGTTACTGCGCTGTTTAAATATCCTTTGGGGTTAAAAATTCCACATACAAATTTAATCACCAATAATAAAAATGCTTTGGGTACCAATCTAGGAACTTTTGTTAGTTCAAATTTTTTAACCGCAGCCAATATTCGTCCGTATATTGATCAGTTATCAGTGAGCGATTATTTAAAAGACTGGCTTTCTAAAGAGAAAAACCAACGTATTTTACATACGGAATGCAACAAACTTATTCAGCGTATTGTGATTAATTTAAACGATGAATCGATTGCTGAAATGCTTGCAAACAAAGGTTTTGAGCTTACTAAAGAAATTAGATTAGAAAAATTGGCCGCCACTTCCCTACTCTATCTTTTAGATCACAACGAACACGACCGATTATTGGATATTATCTTGCCACAAGCGCAAGAATATGTGGAAAAAAATCGGGAATTAATCTATAAAAAAGTGGTAGAAAAGCAACCTATTTTGGGATTAATCGGTGGAAAATCGGTTACTAATCAATTAATTTCAGGCATCACAACGTTTTTGCAAGAAATTGAAAACAATCCGCAGCATGATATTCGATTGGCGGTGACAACAAAACTGCATCAGGTGGTGGAAGATTTGAATGAAAAAGATGATTGGCACGAAAAATTTGATCAAATCAAAGAAGAATTCATTACCAAGCAAAAACTTTTAGAATACACTCAAGATATTTGGATTCGCTTAAAAAAAGAAGTACTTTCTAAGTTAAACAATCCCGAAGCAACAATCAATCGCTACATAAATCAAAACATACAGCAAATGATTATTACTTTTAATGAAGATCTAGATTTGCAAGAAAATATTGATAAATATGCCAAACAATATGTGTATAAAGTGGTTTTGAAAAACAGTAACGAAGTAGGCAAAATCATTACGCAAACTGTTGAAAAATGGGACGGCAATGAATTAAGCGAAAAATTGGAATTAGAAGTGGGTAAAGATTTACAATACATTCGCATAAACGGCACATTGGTTGGTGGACTTGTTGGGTTGCTTATTTACACTTTGACGCATTTATTTCTATAA